A DNA window from Flavisolibacter ginsenosidimutans contains the following coding sequences:
- a CDS encoding glycosyltransferase family 2 protein — translation MDISIVVPLLNEEESLPELCDWINRVCNENKYSYEIILVDDGSTDNSWNVVEELSRANTSIKGIRFQRNYGKSAALNEGFRAAQGDVVITMDADLQDSPDEIPGLRKMIVDDGFDLISGWKKVRYDNTLTKNIPSKFFNAVTSRVSKIKLHDFNCGLKAYRKKVVKSIEVYGEMHRYIPVLAKWAGFKKIGEKVVEHRKRKYGVTKFGWERFVNGFLDLLSITFVGKFSKRPMHFFGLWGTLFFLIGLGFTLYLIISKFISPEFNLTNRPVFYLALTAILIGMQLFLAGFISELIARNAPGRNTYLIEDKIGL, via the coding sequence ATGGACATTTCGATTGTCGTTCCGCTTTTGAATGAAGAAGAATCGTTGCCCGAATTGTGCGACTGGATCAACCGTGTTTGCAACGAAAACAAATATTCCTATGAAATTATTTTGGTGGACGATGGCAGCACCGATAACTCCTGGAATGTTGTTGAAGAATTGAGCCGCGCAAATACTTCCATAAAAGGCATCCGCTTTCAGCGCAACTACGGAAAATCAGCGGCCCTGAACGAAGGCTTTCGCGCCGCACAGGGCGACGTGGTGATAACGATGGACGCCGATTTGCAAGACAGTCCCGATGAAATTCCCGGCTTGCGCAAAATGATTGTGGACGATGGCTTCGATTTAATCAGCGGCTGGAAAAAAGTTCGCTACGACAACACGCTGACGAAAAATATTCCTTCCAAATTTTTTAACGCCGTAACCAGCCGTGTTTCTAAAATAAAGCTGCACGATTTTAACTGCGGCCTCAAAGCCTATCGCAAAAAAGTGGTGAAAAGCATCGAAGTTTACGGCGAGATGCACCGCTACATTCCGGTGCTGGCCAAGTGGGCGGGCTTTAAAAAAATTGGCGAAAAAGTGGTGGAACACCGCAAGCGTAAATACGGCGTTACCAAGTTTGGCTGGGAGCGTTTTGTAAACGGCTTTCTCGATTTGCTTTCCATCACTTTCGTGGGAAAATTTTCAAAACGGCCGATGCACTTTTTTGGTTTGTGGGGCACCTTGTTTTTTTTGATTGGTTTGGGCTTCACGCTTTACCTTATCATCTCAAAATTTATTTCGCCCGAGTTCAACCTTACCAACCGCCCGGTTTTTTATCTGGCCTTAACGGCCATTCTCATCGGCATGCAATTGTTTCTTGCGGGTTTTATTTCCGAGTTGATTGCACGCAACGCACCGGGACGAAATACCTATCTCATCGAAGATAAAATTGGCTTGTGA
- the gmd gene encoding GDP-mannose 4,6-dehydratase, with product MKTALITGITGQDGAYLAELLLEKGYMVHGIKRRSSLINTDRIDHLYQDPHEKNVRLKLHYGDLTDSTNLIRIIQETQPDEIYNLAAMSHVKVSFDTPEYTANADGIGTLRLLEAIRILGLEKKTKIYQASTSELYGLVQEVPQSEKTPFYPRSPYGVAKLYAYWITVNYREAYNMFACNGILFNHESPLRGETFVTRKITRAVAAIASGHQNCLYMGNLDAQRDWGHAKDYVEAMWRILQQETPEDFVIATGKTTSVRDFISMAFSEVGIAIAFKGEGINEKGFVAACSNPDYQLEIGKQVVSIDPAYFRPTEVDLLIGDATKARTKLGWEPKYDLKALVSEMVETDLNKVTAYAQMSVGQIHSYINRFEER from the coding sequence ATGAAAACTGCCCTTATTACCGGCATTACCGGTCAAGACGGTGCCTATTTGGCTGAACTGCTTTTGGAAAAAGGTTACATGGTACACGGTATCAAACGCCGTTCTTCACTCATCAACACCGACCGCATTGACCATTTATATCAGGATCCACACGAAAAAAACGTAAGGCTAAAATTGCATTACGGCGACCTAACCGACTCGACCAACCTTATTCGTATCATTCAGGAAACGCAGCCCGATGAGATATACAACCTCGCCGCCATGTCGCACGTGAAGGTTAGCTTCGACACACCTGAGTACACGGCTAACGCAGACGGTATCGGAACGTTGCGCTTGCTTGAGGCCATCCGGATTCTTGGTTTAGAAAAGAAAACAAAAATTTACCAGGCTTCCACGTCGGAACTTTACGGATTGGTGCAAGAAGTGCCGCAATCGGAAAAAACGCCCTTCTATCCCCGCAGTCCTTACGGTGTGGCAAAACTCTATGCTTACTGGATTACGGTAAATTACCGCGAAGCCTACAACATGTTTGCCTGTAACGGCATTCTCTTTAACCATGAAAGTCCGCTGCGCGGTGAAACTTTTGTTACGAGAAAGATCACGAGAGCGGTGGCCGCGATCGCCTCGGGCCATCAAAATTGCCTTTACATGGGCAACCTCGATGCACAGCGGGACTGGGGACACGCCAAAGATTACGTGGAAGCCATGTGGCGCATTTTACAGCAGGAGACACCAGAAGATTTCGTGATCGCCACAGGCAAAACCACTTCTGTGCGTGATTTTATTTCGATGGCATTTTCTGAAGTAGGAATTGCGATTGCTTTTAAGGGCGAAGGCATAAATGAAAAAGGTTTCGTGGCTGCTTGTTCTAATCCCGACTACCAATTGGAAATCGGCAAACAGGTGGTCAGCATTGACCCGGCTTATTTCCGTCCCACAGAAGTTGACCTTCTTATTGGTGACGCAACCAAAGCTCGCACCAAACTGGGCTGGGAGCCTAAATACGATCTCAAAGCTTTGGTTAGTGAAATGGTGGAAACCGACTTAAACAAGGTGACCGCATACGCACAAATGAGTGTCGGTCAAATTCATTCCTACATCAATCGTTTTGAAGAAAGATAA
- a CDS encoding dihydroorotase: MDIVLKGVTVADPFSPFHLQTSDVFIQNGFIAEIGNLSRISEETIAVEGLHVSPGFADVFAHFCDPGQEQRETLETGALAAAYGGYTDVMVLPNTIPAMHHKAGVEYIVQRSRRLPVSVHPIGAVTKNAEGKELAEMYDMQDSGAVAFSDGLCPLQSSGIAVKALQYLKAVDKTLIQLPDDGSLSAHGLMNEGIASTRLGLPGKPAIAEELMIGRDLELAKYTGSKLHITGVSTAKGINLIKAAKKAGVSVTCSVTPYHLFFSDDDLNDYDTNLKVSPPLRTKTDCEALKAALLDGVIDCIASHHLPQHTDNKIVEFEYAKNGMIGLETCFAAVRTTVPQLSLERLVDLFSTAPRKIFALPQTSVQAGQLASLSLFLPNAEWMPSTFYSRSKNSAFTGKTLTGKPLGIIHKGGLLLRPQ, translated from the coding sequence ATGGACATTGTTTTAAAAGGTGTCACCGTAGCTGACCCTTTCTCTCCTTTTCATCTGCAGACAAGCGATGTTTTTATTCAAAACGGTTTCATTGCCGAAATTGGAAATCTTTCCCGCATATCAGAAGAAACAATTGCTGTTGAAGGCCTGCACGTTTCGCCAGGCTTTGCCGATGTTTTCGCCCACTTTTGCGACCCCGGACAGGAACAACGCGAAACACTGGAAACCGGTGCGCTTGCGGCCGCTTACGGTGGTTACACCGATGTGATGGTTTTGCCCAACACAATACCGGCGATGCATCACAAAGCCGGCGTCGAGTATATTGTTCAACGAAGCCGGCGTTTGCCCGTAAGCGTTCATCCAATTGGTGCCGTTACAAAAAATGCCGAAGGCAAAGAACTGGCTGAGATGTACGACATGCAAGACAGCGGCGCGGTTGCCTTCAGTGATGGACTTTGCCCGCTTCAATCATCAGGCATTGCTGTAAAAGCCTTGCAATATTTAAAAGCCGTTGACAAAACGCTCATTCAGCTTCCCGACGACGGTTCGCTTTCGGCGCACGGCTTAATGAATGAAGGCATTGCTTCTACACGACTTGGCTTGCCGGGAAAACCGGCTATTGCCGAGGAGTTAATGATTGGGAGAGATTTGGAACTGGCAAAATACACGGGTTCAAAACTGCACATCACCGGGGTGTCTACGGCCAAAGGAATTAATTTGATAAAGGCAGCAAAAAAGGCCGGGGTTTCGGTTACGTGTTCGGTCACGCCTTATCATTTGTTTTTTAGCGACGATGACTTGAACGACTACGACACTAATCTTAAAGTTTCCCCGCCGCTGCGAACAAAAACTGATTGCGAGGCCCTGAAGGCAGCGCTGTTAGATGGCGTAATTGACTGCATTGCTTCGCATCATTTGCCGCAACACACAGACAATAAAATAGTAGAATTTGAATACGCTAAAAATGGCATGATTGGTTTGGAAACTTGCTTTGCCGCTGTGCGAACAACCGTGCCGCAACTTTCATTGGAACGATTGGTGGATTTGTTTTCCACGGCACCAAGAAAAATATTTGCGCTGCCGCAAACATCTGTACAAGCCGGGCAACTTGCTTCTTTAAGTTTGTTTTTACCGAACGCTGAATGGATGCCTTCAACGTTTTATTCCAGATCAAAAAACAGCGCCTTTACCGGTAAAACACTAACGGGCAAACCGCTCGGCATTATTCACAAAGGCGGCTTACTTTTACGGCCACAATAA
- a CDS encoding polysaccharide biosynthesis/export family protein: MYKYLSVNFVASVVLLGFLGFSCTPQKEAHYFQTVPYNSEIQTLITKDFEHKVKVDDILLIGFFTNSVEVAKYNTSLEGYLVDKNGNIQIYNIGDVKVVGLTLDQVKQKLMKIFVPDIFKQLTISARFKNHRVVVLGEVGSAGVIPMETEHLSLLEAISMRGDLRPEARKDNVLVIRNTDRGKMFYRVNLTDGSIFNSDYYYLQADDIVYVESSEQKKKSATTEKIISYTLSGLSFLLLVFSRVK, from the coding sequence ATGTACAAGTATCTTTCCGTAAACTTTGTGGCTTCCGTTGTTCTCCTTGGTTTCTTGGGTTTTTCCTGTACACCGCAAAAAGAAGCACACTACTTTCAAACCGTTCCGTACAACAGCGAAATTCAAACACTAATCACAAAGGATTTTGAGCACAAGGTGAAAGTCGACGACATCTTACTGATTGGTTTTTTCACCAACAGCGTTGAGGTTGCGAAATACAATACCAGCTTGGAAGGTTACTTAGTGGATAAAAACGGCAACATCCAAATCTATAATATAGGTGACGTAAAGGTTGTGGGCCTCACTTTGGACCAGGTTAAACAAAAGCTGATGAAGATCTTCGTTCCCGATATCTTCAAGCAGCTGACCATTTCTGCCCGTTTTAAAAATCACAGGGTAGTTGTTTTGGGTGAGGTGGGCTCGGCGGGTGTAATTCCAATGGAAACCGAGCATTTGTCCCTGCTCGAAGCCATTTCCATGCGCGGCGATTTGCGGCCTGAAGCCCGCAAAGACAACGTTCTCGTTATTCGCAACACGGACCGCGGTAAAATGTTTTACCGCGTGAACCTGACCGACGGCTCTATTTTTAATTCGGACTATTACTATTTACAGGCTGATGATATTGTTTATGTGGAGTCGTCAGAGCAGAAGAAAAAATCTGCGACAACGGAAAAAATCATAAGCTATACACTCTCCGGCCTATCGTTTCTGTTATTAGTATTTAGTCGCGTAAAATGA
- a CDS encoding DUF4199 domain-containing protein: MEEKKPLSHIVAGLLISVAVILFSTVMTVAGGANAGPNGGWISYLIIIFGIVFFVQRYGKTIDYRATFGDYFSYGFKASMIVVLMFVVFLTVLSFVMPEIKQKVLEATRLELEKQRNVTDRDIDSVMQMTNKYFWVVMIGTSVFFFCLIGAVGSLIGAAVTKKLPKNPFESTSL, encoded by the coding sequence ATGGAAGAAAAAAAACCATTAAGTCACATTGTTGCGGGGCTTTTAATTTCTGTCGCCGTAATCTTGTTTTCAACAGTTATGACAGTGGCCGGCGGCGCTAACGCCGGACCAAACGGCGGATGGATCAGTTATTTAATCATCATCTTCGGGATTGTTTTTTTTGTGCAGCGATACGGGAAAACCATAGACTATCGGGCTACTTTCGGCGACTACTTTTCCTATGGCTTTAAAGCGTCAATGATCGTGGTGCTGATGTTCGTTGTTTTTCTAACGGTTCTTTCTTTCGTCATGCCCGAAATCAAACAAAAAGTATTGGAAGCAACGCGGCTTGAGTTGGAAAAGCAACGGAACGTTACTGACCGCGATATTGACAGCGTGATGCAGATGACAAATAAATATTTTTGGGTGGTGATGATCGGCACTTCCGTTTTCTTTTTCTGTTTGATTGGTGCGGTTGGCTCGTTAATTGGCGCCGCTGTTACCAAAAAACTCCCGAAAAATCCTTTTGAATCAACTTCCCTTTAA